A part of Miscanthus floridulus cultivar M001 chromosome 6, ASM1932011v1, whole genome shotgun sequence genomic DNA contains:
- the LOC136459336 gene encoding laccase-3-like, producing MASLSSSRLLLLLSCLALALLAADAEVHHHEFVVQETPVKRLCKTHNIITVNGQYPGPMLEVREGDTLVINVVNRAQYNVTIHWHGIRQMRTGWADGPEFVTQCPIKPGGSYKYRFTIEGQEGTLWWHAHSSWLRATVYGALIIRPRENKTYPFAKPSREVPVILGEWWDANPIDVIREAQKTGGGPNVSDAFTINGQPGDLFKCSQKETTAIPVKAGETALLRFINAALNHELFVTIAQHKMTVVATDASYTKPFTTSVLMIAPGQTTDVLVTMDQAPTRYYIAARAYVSSQNVAFDNTTTTAVIEYDCGCASDFGPKIQPAFPALPAFNDTGAATAFAAGIKSPNRVKIHENVDEYLFFTVGLGLFNCKPGQLCKGPNNNTRFTASMNNVSFVFPTTDSLLHAHYYKIPSVFTTDFPAYPPVQFDYTAQNVSQALWQPVPGTKLYPLRFGSVVQVVLQDTSIVTPENHPIHIHGYDFFILAEGFGNFDPKKDVEKFNYVDPPQRNTVAVPVNGWAVIQFVADNPGVWLMHCHLDVHITWGLAMAFLVEDGYSELQSLEPPPVDLPMC from the exons ATGGCGTCGCTGTCGTCGTCCCGGCTGCTCCTTCTCCTCTCGTGCCTCGCGCTTGCGCTGCTCGCGGCGGACGCCGAAGTGCACCACCATGAGTTCGTT GTCCAAGAGACGCCAGTGAAGAGGCTGTGCAAGACGCACAACATCATCACGGTGAACGGGCAGTACCCTGGGCCGATGCTGGAGGTCAGGGAGGGCGACACGCTCGTGATCAACGTCGTCAACCGGGCGCAGTACAACGTCACCATCCACTG GCACGGCATCCGGCAGATGAGGACTGGGTGGGCGGACGGGCCGGAGTTCGTGACGCAGTGCCCCATCAAGCCCGGCGGCAGCTACAAGTACCGGTTCACCATCGAGGGGCAGGAGGGCACGCTGTGGTGGCACGCGCACAGCTCCTGGCTCAGGGCCACCGTCTACGGCGCGCTCATCATCCGCCCCAGGGAGAACAAGACCTACCCCTTCGCCAAGCCCTCGCGTGAAGTCCCCGTCATCCTCG GGGAGTGGTGGGATGCGAACCCGATCGACGTCATCCGGGAGGCGCAGAAGACGGGCGGCGGTCCCAACGTCTCCGACGCGTTCACCATCAACGGCCAGCCCGGTGACCTGTTCAAATGCTCCCAGAAAG AGACGACGGCCATTCCTGTGAAGGCCGGCGAGACGGCGCTGCTGCGGTTCATCAACGCGGCGCTCAACCACGAGTTGTTCGTCACCATCGCGCAGCACAAGATGACGGTGGTCGCCACCGACGCGTCCTACACAAAGCCCTTCACCACCTCGGTGCTCATGATCGCGCCGGGCCAGACCACCGACGTCCTCGTCACCATGGACCAGGCGCCCACCCGGTACTACATCGCCGCGCGCGCCTACGTCTCCAGCCAGAACGTGGCCTTCGACAACACCACCACCACGGCCGTCATCGAGTACGACTGCGGTTGCGCCTCCGACTTCGGCCCCAAGATACAGCCGGCGTTCCCGGCGCTCCCGGCCTTCAACGACAccggcgccgccaccgccttcgccGCGGGGATCAAGAGCCCCAACAGGGTCAAGATCCACGAGAACGTCGACGAGTACCTCTTCTTCACCGTCGGCCTCGGCCTGTTCAACTGCAAGCCGGGCCAGCTCTGCAAGGGGCCCAACAACAACACCCGCTTCACGGCCAGCATGAACAACGTCTCCTTCGTCTTCCCCACGACCGACTCCCTCCTCCACGCGCACTACTACAAGATCCCCAGCGTCTTCACCACCGACTTCCCGGCGTACCCGCCGGTGCAGTTCGACTACACGGCGCAGAACGTTAGCCAGGCACTGTGGCAGCCGGTCCCTGGGACCAAGCTGTACCCGCTCAGGTTCGGTTCCGTGGTGCAAGTCGTCCTGCAGGACACCAGCATCGTCACGCCAGAGAACCACCCCATCCACATCCATGGCTATGATTTCTTCATCCTCGCGGAGGGTTTCGGCAACTTCGACCCCAAGAAGGACGTCGAGAAGTTCAACTACGTCGACCCGCCGCAGCGGAACACAGTGGCGGTGCCTGTCAACGGCTGGGCAGTCATCCAGTTCGTCGCCGACAACCCAGGTGTGTGGCTCATGCATTGCCATCTGGACGTGCACATCACCTGGGGCCTGGCAATGGCTTTCTTAGTGGAGGACGGGTACAGCGAACTGCAGTCACTGGAGCCGCCCCCAGTTGATCTTCCCATGTGCTAA
- the LOC136459337 gene encoding PRA1 family protein B2-like, whose amino-acid sequence MASPATPAPLLPVTSTAAGGGSAPSSATGLSDAALATPAFRLFVSRLADTARLSLADRRPWTELLDRSAFSRPDSLSEATSRLRRNLGYFRVNYAAVVAFSLAASLLAHPFSLLVLLGILGAWCFLYVFRAPDQPVVLFGRTFTDRETLLGLVVASVLAFFLTSVASLIISGLLVGGAIVAAHGACRVPEDLFLDDPSAASNGNTTSRLISFLASPGSGV is encoded by the coding sequence ATGGCCTCGCCTGCGACGCCTGCGCCTTTGCTCCCCGTGACCAGCACCGCTGCCGGCGGCGGCTCCGCGCCGTCCTCCGCGACGGGCCTCTCCGACGCGGCGCTCGCCACGCCGGCCTTCCGCCTCTTCGTGAGCCGGCTGGCCGACACGGCGCGGCTCTCTCTCGCGGACCGGCGGCCGTGGACGGAGCTGCTGGACCGGTCCGCCTTCTCCCGGCCCGACTCCCTCTCCGAGGCCACCTCGCGGCTGCGCCGCAACCTCGGCTACTTCCGCGTCAActacgccgccgtcgtcgccttcTCCCTCGCGGCCTCGCTCCTGGCgcaccccttctccctcctcgtcctcctcggcATCCTCGGCGCCTGGTGCTTCCTCTACGTCTTCCGCGCCCCCGACCAGCCCGTCGTGCTCTTCGGCCGCACCTTCACCGACCGCGAGACGCTGCTCGGCCTTGTCGTCGCGTCTGTGCTCGCCTTCTTCCTCACCTCCGTGGCTTCGCTCATCATCTCCGGGCTGCTTGTCGGGGGCGCCATCGTCGCCGCGCACGGCGCCTGCCGCGTTCCAGAGGACCTCTTCCTTGATGATCCGAGCGCTGCGTCCAATGGAAACACCACCAGCAGGCTCATCTCCTTCCTCGCGTCGCCCGGATCTGGGGTTTGA
- the LOC136459338 gene encoding exocyst complex component EXO70B1-like yields the protein MAEDGEVKLLATVQHIVQTLGRTDTMTEDILKVFSNYDGRLSLDKLYATRAAAAAAAVGGAAGERSVPASLPMPPSAAAAMPPVTSLERTVRTLDRQISQFVTMDRLIWADSADADAFLEAVDDLVGTVQELDAAGTNRGLLDRADELLSRCIARLEDEFRALIERPDDAAPQVPGGLGSDESEEEDYDADDGFGDEPIPIARPVSDFDIVIDALPPGSVSDVHQIARRMVDAGFGRECAEAYAAARRGFIDESVARLGIRSRTADEVHSLPWEELEFDIARWIPAFKMVFRILIPSERRLCDRVFEGLAPYGDLAFVAAVRTQALQLISFGDAVAAASRAPERLFRVIDMYEAVRDLLPDLDPVFSDPYSAALRAEVSAVCYTLGSSIKGIFMELENLIRRDPARVAVPGGGIHPITRYVMNYLRAACGSRQTLEEVMEGDLGAVGTAAIAVDPDRPTSSLAVHIAWIMDVLHKNLETKSKIYRDPPLASIFLMNNGKYIIHKVNDSELGVLLGDEWMKQMMSRVRRWSMEYQRGAWAKVISVLQTGGPGVGSFTTESMLQKMQMFNNYLEEICTVQSDWVIADEQLRADVKSAIVDSVMSAYRGLIGRLRSSPEAARNLFIKYTPEDVQARIQHLFEGVAK from the coding sequence ATGGCGGAGGACGGCGAGGTGAAGCTGCTCGCCACGGTGCAGCACATCGTCCAGACTCTTGGCCGCACCGACACCATGACGGAGGATATACTCAAGGTCTTCTCCAACTACGACGGCCGCCTCTCGCTCGACAAGCTCTACGCCACGCgcgccgctgcggcggcggccgcggtcgGAGGGGCTGCTGGGGAGCGCTCCGTGCCGGCCTCGCTGCCCATGCCGCCGTCGGCCGCCGCGGCCATGCCCCCGGTGACGTCGCTGGAGCGGACCGTGCGCACGTTGGACCGGCAGATCTCGCAGTTCGTCACCATGGACAGGCTCATTTGGGCGGACTCAGCGGACGCGGACGCGTTCCTGGAGGCGGTGGACGACCTCGTCGGCACCGTGCAGGAGCTGGACGCCGCTGGGACCAACCGCGGACTGCTCGACCGCGCCGACGAGCTGCTGAGCCGGTGCATCGCCCGGCTGGAGGACGAGTTCCGAGCGCTCATCGAGCGCCCCGACGACGCGGCGCCTCAGGTGCCCGGTGGGCTCGGGTCTGATGAGAGCGAGGAGGAGGACTACGACGCGGACGACGGCTTTGGCGACGAGCCAATCCCAATCGCGAGGCCGGTCTCGGACTTCGACATCGTCATCGATGCTCTCCCGCCGGGCTCGGTCTCTGATGTTCACCAGATTGCCCGGCGGATGGTGGACGCTGGCTTTGGCCGCGAGTGCGCCGAGGCATACGCGGCCGCACGCCGCGGTTTCATCGACGAGAGCGTCGCTCGCCTCGGCATCCGTTCCCGTACAGCCGACGAGGTCCACTCCTTGCCATGGGAGGAGCTCGAGTTCGACATTGCTCGCTGGATCCCAGCCTTCAAGATGGTGTTTCGGATCCTAATCCCCAGCGAGCGCCGCCTCTGTGATCGTGTCTTCGAAGGCCTCGCTCCGTACGGCGATCTTGCCTTTGTTGCCGCCGTGCGCACCCAGGCGCTTCAGCTTATCTCATTCGGAGATGCAGTTGCTGCTGCCAGCCGCGCGCCAGAACGGCTCTTCCGTGTTATTGACATGTATGAAGCAGTCCGAGACCTCCTTCCTGACCTCGATCCTGTCTTCTCTGATCCCTACTCTGCGGCTCTACGTGCTGAGGTATCAGCTGTGTGCTACACTCTTGGCTCCTCAATCAAAGGTATATTCATGGAGCTGGAAAATCTCATCCGCCGTGACCCAGCCCGTGTTGCTGTACCTGGTGGTGGCATACATCCAATCACTCGGTATGTCATGAACTATCTCCGTGCGGCATGTGGTTCGCGGCAAACACTGGAAGAGGTGATGGAAGGTGACTTGGGTGCTGTTGGCACAGCGGCTATTGCTGTTGACCCTGATCGCCCTACTTCGTCACTAGCTGTGCACATAGCTTGGATCATGGATGTGCTTCACAAGAATTTGGAGACCAAATCGAAGATATACAGGGATCCACCGCTTGCTTCCATATTCTTGATGAATAACGGGAAATACATTATTCACAAGGTGAATGACAGTGAGCTTGGGGTTTTGCTTGGTGATGAATGGATGAAGCAGATGATGAGCAGGGTGCGCAGGTGGAGTATGGAGTACCAGCGTGGGGCCTGGGCAAAGGTCATATCAGTGCTGCAGACTGGAGGTCCTGGCGTTGGCAGTTTCACTACAGAGTCCATGCTTCAGAAAATGCAGATGTTTAACAACTACTTGGAGGAGATTTGCACGGTGCAGTCCGATTGGGTGATTGCAGATGAGCAGTTACGAGCAGATGTTAAGTCAGCGATagtggattctgttatgtctgcTTATAGAGGCTTAATTGGGAGATTGAGATCATCTCCTGAAGCTGCCCGAaacttgttcatcaaatacaccCCAGAGGATGTTCAGGCACGCATCCAACATCTATTTGAAGGAGTGGCCAAGTGA